One genomic segment of Erythrolamprus reginae isolate rEryReg1 chromosome 2, rEryReg1.hap1, whole genome shotgun sequence includes these proteins:
- the LOC139162153 gene encoding LOW QUALITY PROTEIN: RE1-silencing transcription factor B-like (The sequence of the model RefSeq protein was modified relative to this genomic sequence to represent the inferred CDS: inserted 1 base in 1 codon), giving the protein MTMQVLGQSGGSSLFSSNTNLNLALSNDMYDFSELSKAEVAAPQLIMLANVALTGEVNGNCCDYMVGVERQMAELTTVGNTNFSDSDGEGMDDSQRAENDSEEVEDMDIDLITPEVHDAEATGLSESTDPHSSDQEKVFSLEAQDAQGSIDDKSKGLKNKPFRCKPCQYEAESEEEFVHHIRVHSAKKFIVEEKAXVEENDTSTTEEIDFSKGPIRCDRCGYNTNRYGHYLAHLKHHNKAGENERVYKCTICTYTTVSEYHWKKHLRNHFPQKVYTCSQCSYFSDRKNNYVQHIRTHTGERPYRCSMCPYSSSQKTHLMRHMRTHSGW; this is encoded by the exons ATGACAATGCAAGTGTTGGGTCAATCTGGTGGCAGCAGCCTATTTTCTAGCAATACTAACCTTAACTTGGCACTGTCAAACGACATGTATGACTTTTCTGAACTTTCCAAAGCTGAAGTGGCAGCACCTCAACTTATTATGCTGGCAAATGTGGCCCTCACGGGCGAAGTTAATGGCAACTGTTGTGATTATATGGTTGGTGTGGAGAGGCAAATGGCTGAACTGACAACCGTGGGTAACACCAATTTTTCAGACAGTGATGGAGAAGGAATGGATGATTCACAAAGAGCAGAGAATGACTCTGAAGAAGTAGAAGATATGGACATAGACCTTATTACTCCTGAGGTTCATGATGCGGAAGCAACTGGACTATCAGAGTCTACTGATCCTCACTCTTCTGATCAAGAAAAAGTCTTTTCATTGGAAGCACAAGATGCTCAGGGGAGCATAGATGACAAAAGTAAAGGTTTGAAGAACAAACCATTTCGTTGCAAGCCATGCCAGTATGAGGCAGAGTCTGAGGAAGAGTTTGTCCATCATATTCGGGTACACAGTGCCAAGAAATTCATTGTAGAAGAAAAAG AGGTTGAAGAAAATGACACTAGCACTACAgaggaaattgatttttctaaGGGGCCTATAAGATGTGATCGCTGTGGTTATAACACTAACAGATATGGTCATTATTTGGCTCACTTGAAGCACCACAACAAAGCAGGAGAAAATGAAAGAGTCTATAAATGCACTATCTGTACATATACAACAGTCAGTGAATATCATTGGAAGAAGCACCTAAGAAACCATTTTCCACAAAAAGTATATACATGCTCACAGTGCTCCTACTTTTCGGATCGGAAGAATAACTACGTGCAGCATATTCGAACTCATACAG